Proteins encoded in a region of the Deltaproteobacteria bacterium genome:
- a CDS encoding class I SAM-dependent methyltransferase produces MSGAAHRFDLSRWSVDVLEVRSGGRDWAMERVADMETLWESMSGIGDDEEEDIPYWAEIWPASIMLGDWLASRAELLRGRACLDIGCGLGLTACIASSLGARVTAMDRAHSPLALAGRSARRNGIPPFSTVRCDWRRPPFRARSFSFAWGADVLYEKAFFEPLERLLRTVLAPGGLAWFGEPVRTVSRPFRGWFQERGWSVKHLDLRTVSFSNLTMRVNFWELARNDQHKE; encoded by the coding sequence ATGTCGGGCGCCGCACATCGGTTTGATCTCTCCAGATGGTCGGTGGATGTCCTGGAGGTGCGGTCCGGAGGCCGAGACTGGGCCATGGAACGTGTGGCCGACATGGAAACCCTCTGGGAATCCATGAGCGGCATCGGAGACGACGAGGAAGAGGATATCCCCTATTGGGCGGAGATCTGGCCAGCGTCGATCATGCTTGGAGACTGGCTGGCGTCCCGGGCCGAACTTCTTCGTGGCCGGGCCTGCCTGGACATCGGCTGCGGCCTGGGCCTGACCGCCTGCATCGCCTCTTCCCTGGGCGCCCGGGTCACGGCCATGGACCGGGCCCACAGCCCTCTGGCCCTGGCAGGACGGAGCGCCCGGCGCAACGGGATCCCTCCCTTCTCCACAGTTCGCTGCGATTGGAGGCGCCCCCCCTTTCGGGCCCGATCCTTTTCATTTGCCTGGGGGGCCGATGTCCTCTACGAAAAGGCTTTTTTCGAGCCCCTGGAGCGCCTGCTCCGAACGGTCCTGGCCCCCGGTGGCCTCGCCTGGTTCGGAGAGCCCGTCCGCACCGTTTCCCGGCCCTTCAGGGGCTGGTTTCAGGAACGGGGGTGGTCCGTGAAACACCTGGACCTTCGAACCGTTTCCTTTTCCAACCTGACCATGCGCGTCAATTTCTGGGAGCTGGCCCGCAACGATCAACATAAGG